In Malus sylvestris chromosome 15, drMalSylv7.2, whole genome shotgun sequence, a single genomic region encodes these proteins:
- the LOC126601179 gene encoding uncharacterized protein LOC126601179, which translates to MANRWRAAGSNIRAVLQNPSSGPQPPFSSFAAMYHTIQAIPREVTGNRVSVKDRAQGRIPAVVFSQQLNPTSAAARPVSRKHLLTTERKQIQAILKSVELPFFCSTRFPLQIRAGSGSSDLLESGNVIPIKIHRDEESGKILNLVFVWADEGSELKVDVPVVFKGEDVCPGLKKGGHLNKIRTSLTYLGPAEHIPTKIEVDVSDLDIGDRVFVPDVEVHPSMKLLSKNETMPICKIVATNLDNPESARV; encoded by the exons ATGGCCAATCGGTGGCGCGCAGCCGGCAGCAACATCCGCGCGGTTCTGCAAAACCCCAGCTCCGGACCCCAACCTCCATTCTCATCCTTCGCGGCTATGTACCACACGATCCAAGCCATCCCTCGAGAAGTCACTGGAAACAGAGTCTCCGTCAAAGACAGAGCTCAAGGTCGAATCCCAGCCGTCGTGTTCTCTCAGCAGCTAAATCCTACCAGCGCCGCCGCTCGTCCGGTGTCCAGGAAGCACCTGCTGACCACCGAAAGGAAGCAGATTCAGGCCATTCTCAAGTCCGTAGAACTCCCATTTTTCTGCTCCACTCGGTTCCCCCTCCAGATCCGAGCCGGGTCCGGGTCATCGGATTTGCTCGAATCCGGAAATGTCATACCCATCAAG ATTCATAGGGACGAAGAGAGTGGGAAGATTCTgaatttggtgtttgtttgggCGGATGAGGGCTCGGAGCTGAAAGTTGACGTCCCTGTTGTTTTCAAAGGTGAAGATGTTTGTCCTGGTCTCAAGAAAG GTGGCCATCTGAACAAAATTAGAACTAGCCTAACGTACCTGGGACCAGCTGAGCACATTCCTACAAAGATTGAGGTGGATGTCAGCGATCTAGATATAGGAGATAGGGTGTTCGTTCCGGATGTTGAGGTTCATCCTTCCATGAAGCTTCTAAGTAAGAACGAAACCATGCCCATATGTAAGATAGTCGCAACAAATTTGGACAACCCAGAATCTGCACGAGTTTAG
- the LOC126601297 gene encoding mitogen-activated protein kinase kinase kinase 5-like isoform X2, with product MVSTMGWLSNITFSSSSSSSASSSSPFRSANGESPKKKTSDDERGWIFRSRRKLTRQRKQLLICTGGGDQDGGGGAVNSHKCSGSSSSLPETTSAAGTPQPLPLPELAADSRWKESVFGGREARKNNENCFESRSRSTRRNQGRNGLESYHTDFGLEVPNRIWSAPASPFSSPTFSPHSPSAGDLLPHLVPVGNQGWSAPEMPTCDMTSALPPPSLSEYSTQSNDNSPIQSPSNRSPCRNVKIPPGSTSPLPPRLSIEVSTARREVNGYAEVHPLPLPPGASLSLPSPHAIPTPKPESQPVKGQWQKGKLIGRGTFGSVYVATNRETGALCAVKEVELFPEDPKSAECIKQLQQEIKVLSQLKHPNIVQYYGSEIVDDRFYIYLEFVHPGSIDKYVHEHCGAITEAVVRNFTRHILSGLAYLHSTKTIHRDIKGANLLVDSYGVVKLADFGMAKHLSGHVGNLSLKGSPYWMAPELMQAEMHKDSSSDLALAVDIWSLGCTIIEMFTGKPPWSEYEGAAAMFKVMKDAPPIPETLSPEGKDFLCCCFQRNPAERPTAAMLLEHRFLKNSQQQDVPPGTQASNGMNYASNRT from the exons ATGGTTTCCACCATGGGTTGGCTGTCTAACATtaccttctcttcttcttcctcctcgtcGGCATCGTCGTCTTCGCCGTTCAGATCGGCAAACGGGGAGTCGCCTAAAAAGAAGACCAGCGATGACGAGAGAGGGTGGATTTTCCGGTCGAGGAGGAAGCTCACCCGACAGAGGAAGCAGCTTTTGATCTGTACTGGCGGCGGAGACCAGGACGGGGGAGGTGGAGCCGTGAATAGTCATAAATGCTCGGGTTCGAGTTCGTCGCTTCCGGAAACCACGTCCGCGGCCGGGACTCCTCAGCCGCTGCCTTTGCCGGAATTGGCAGCGGATTCACGATGGAAAGAGAG tgtgtttggtggCCGGGAAGCGCGAAAAAATAACGAGAATTGTTTTGAATCAAGGTCAAGGTCTACGAGGAGGAATCAAGGTAGGAATGGTTTAGAGAGCTATCATACTGACTTCGGGCTTGAAGTTCCAAATCGTATTTGGAGCGCACCTGCTAGTCCTTTTTCGAGTCCTACATTCAGCCCACACAGTCCCAGTGCTGGTGATCTTCTCCCACACCTTGTTCCTGTGGGAAATCAAGGCTGGTCTGCCCCCGAGATGCCCACTTGCGATATGACTTCTGCGCTCCCTCCCCCTTCCTTGTCGGAATACTCCACCCAGAGTAATGATAATTCCCCTATACAAAGTCCATCAAATAGAAGTCCCTGCCGAAATGTCAAAATCCCACCAGGCTCAACATCGCCATTGCCTCCCAGATTATCAATTGAAGTCTCCACTGCGCGGCGTGAGGTCAATGGTTATGCTGAAGTCCATCCATTGCCTCTGCCTCCTGGAGCAAGTCTTAGCCTACCTTCACCACACGCTATACCCACACCTAAACCGGAGTCCCAGCCAGTGAAAGGACAATGGCAAAAGGGAAAGCTTATTGGGCGTGGCACGTTTGGAAGTGTTTATGTTGCTACCAATAG AGAAACTGGAGCTTTATGTGCAGTGAAAGAAGTCGAGTTATTTCCTGAGGACCCAAAATCTGCAGAGTGTATAAAGCAGCTACAGCAG GAAATCAAAGTTCTCAGCCAGCTGAAGCATCCTAATATTGTGCAGTATTATGGAAGCGAAATA GTTGATGATCGATTTTATATATATCTGGAGTTTGTCCATCCTGGTTCTATTGACAAATATGTCCATGAACATTGTGGAGCCATAACAGAAGCTGTTGTTCGCAATTTTACTCGCCATATACTCTCTGGGTTGGCCTACTTGCACAGCACAAAGACAATACACAG GGACATCAAAGGGGCTAATTTGCTTGTTGATTCATATGGAGTTGTCAAGCTAGCTGACTTTGGAATGGCAAAACAT CTTTCAGGTCACGTAGGAAATCTTTCTCTAAAGGGAAGCCCATACTGGATGGCTCCAGAG CTGATGCAAGCTGAGATGCATAAAGATAGCAGCTCTGATCTGGCTCTTGCTGTAGATATATGGAGCTTGGGTTGCACAATTATTGAAATGTTCACCGGAAAACCTCCTTGGAGTGAGTATGAAGGG GCTGCGGCCATGTTTAAAGTTATGAAGGATGCACCACCAATTCCAGAAACATTGTCACCTGAGGGTAAGGATTTCCTATGCTGCTGCTTCCAAAGAAATCCCGCAGAGAGGCCAACTGCTGCCATGTTATTAGAACATCGATTCTTAAAAAACTCGCAGCAGCAGGATGTCCCGCCTGGCACTCAGGCATCTAATGGGATGAATTACGCG TCCAATCGAACTTGA
- the LOC126601297 gene encoding mitogen-activated protein kinase kinase kinase 5-like isoform X1, translating to MVSTMGWLSNITFSSSSSSSASSSSPFRSANGESPKKKTSDDERGWIFRSRRKLTRQRKQLLICTGGGDQDGGGGAVNSHKCSGSSSSLPETTSAAGTPQPLPLPELAADSRWKESVFGGREARKNNENCFESRSRSTRRNQGRNGLESYHTDFGLEVPNRIWSAPASPFSSPTFSPHSPSAGDLLPHLVPVGNQGWSAPEMPTCDMTSALPPPSLSEYSTQSNDNSPIQSPSNRSPCRNVKIPPGSTSPLPPRLSIEVSTARREVNGYAEVHPLPLPPGASLSLPSPHAIPTPKPESQPVKGQWQKGKLIGRGTFGSVYVATNRETGALCAVKEVELFPEDPKSAECIKQLQQEIKVLSQLKHPNIVQYYGSEIVDDRFYIYLEFVHPGSIDKYVHEHCGAITEAVVRNFTRHILSGLAYLHSTKTIHRDIKGANLLVDSYGVVKLADFGMAKHLSGHVGNLSLKGSPYWMAPELMQAEMHKDSSSDLALAVDIWSLGCTIIEMFTGKPPWSEYEGAAAMFKVMKDAPPIPETLSPEGKDFLCCCFQRNPAERPTAAMLLEHRFLKNSQQQDVPPGTQASNGMNYADKSHSPIELERKFDQSLMIPAIIGSQSSAFPIW from the exons ATGGTTTCCACCATGGGTTGGCTGTCTAACATtaccttctcttcttcttcctcctcgtcGGCATCGTCGTCTTCGCCGTTCAGATCGGCAAACGGGGAGTCGCCTAAAAAGAAGACCAGCGATGACGAGAGAGGGTGGATTTTCCGGTCGAGGAGGAAGCTCACCCGACAGAGGAAGCAGCTTTTGATCTGTACTGGCGGCGGAGACCAGGACGGGGGAGGTGGAGCCGTGAATAGTCATAAATGCTCGGGTTCGAGTTCGTCGCTTCCGGAAACCACGTCCGCGGCCGGGACTCCTCAGCCGCTGCCTTTGCCGGAATTGGCAGCGGATTCACGATGGAAAGAGAG tgtgtttggtggCCGGGAAGCGCGAAAAAATAACGAGAATTGTTTTGAATCAAGGTCAAGGTCTACGAGGAGGAATCAAGGTAGGAATGGTTTAGAGAGCTATCATACTGACTTCGGGCTTGAAGTTCCAAATCGTATTTGGAGCGCACCTGCTAGTCCTTTTTCGAGTCCTACATTCAGCCCACACAGTCCCAGTGCTGGTGATCTTCTCCCACACCTTGTTCCTGTGGGAAATCAAGGCTGGTCTGCCCCCGAGATGCCCACTTGCGATATGACTTCTGCGCTCCCTCCCCCTTCCTTGTCGGAATACTCCACCCAGAGTAATGATAATTCCCCTATACAAAGTCCATCAAATAGAAGTCCCTGCCGAAATGTCAAAATCCCACCAGGCTCAACATCGCCATTGCCTCCCAGATTATCAATTGAAGTCTCCACTGCGCGGCGTGAGGTCAATGGTTATGCTGAAGTCCATCCATTGCCTCTGCCTCCTGGAGCAAGTCTTAGCCTACCTTCACCACACGCTATACCCACACCTAAACCGGAGTCCCAGCCAGTGAAAGGACAATGGCAAAAGGGAAAGCTTATTGGGCGTGGCACGTTTGGAAGTGTTTATGTTGCTACCAATAG AGAAACTGGAGCTTTATGTGCAGTGAAAGAAGTCGAGTTATTTCCTGAGGACCCAAAATCTGCAGAGTGTATAAAGCAGCTACAGCAG GAAATCAAAGTTCTCAGCCAGCTGAAGCATCCTAATATTGTGCAGTATTATGGAAGCGAAATA GTTGATGATCGATTTTATATATATCTGGAGTTTGTCCATCCTGGTTCTATTGACAAATATGTCCATGAACATTGTGGAGCCATAACAGAAGCTGTTGTTCGCAATTTTACTCGCCATATACTCTCTGGGTTGGCCTACTTGCACAGCACAAAGACAATACACAG GGACATCAAAGGGGCTAATTTGCTTGTTGATTCATATGGAGTTGTCAAGCTAGCTGACTTTGGAATGGCAAAACAT CTTTCAGGTCACGTAGGAAATCTTTCTCTAAAGGGAAGCCCATACTGGATGGCTCCAGAG CTGATGCAAGCTGAGATGCATAAAGATAGCAGCTCTGATCTGGCTCTTGCTGTAGATATATGGAGCTTGGGTTGCACAATTATTGAAATGTTCACCGGAAAACCTCCTTGGAGTGAGTATGAAGGG GCTGCGGCCATGTTTAAAGTTATGAAGGATGCACCACCAATTCCAGAAACATTGTCACCTGAGGGTAAGGATTTCCTATGCTGCTGCTTCCAAAGAAATCCCGCAGAGAGGCCAACTGCTGCCATGTTATTAGAACATCGATTCTTAAAAAACTCGCAGCAGCAGGATGTCCCGCCTGGCACTCAGGCATCTAATGGGATGAATTACGCG GATAAATCCCATAGTCCAATCGAACTTGAAAGAAAATTTGATCAGTCGCTGATGATTCCTGCCATAATTGGATCACAGAGCAGTGCATTCCCAATTTGGTGA